The genomic stretch TAAACGAATATCCTTTATGGGGAACAGAAGTAGCATTAGCATTATATTTTACTGAAGTCGCTGGTATGCTAATGGCTATAATAGGTGCTTTAGAGCTAACGGGAAAGTATCCTAGTATGGCTAAGAAAGGTGCTCCTACTATATTTGTATCAACGATATTAGCATTTGCCTTCTTTGCATATGATTTAGGAAGACCGTTAGCTGCAACGTCTTCTCCAATTGAGGCTTTAGTAAACTTCTCTCACTCCTGGATGGCTAGAGGTATAATATTTGTCTCAGGCTTACTATTATTTTCCTTACTGTATATGTTCTCCATATTCCTAAAATTACCGCAAAAATTAGCTAGGAGTACAAGAATTATATTTGCAGTTCTTGGAATGTTATTCGGAATATTCGCAACAACATATAGTGGTTTTGAATTTGCAGCTACTACGGGAATTCCATTTTGGAATAATGCCGGTATACCACTATTATTCTTAGCTGGTGGTGTTTTCGTAGGTTCTGGAATTGGTTACATTTTAGCATTTGTAACTAAAGGTGAAGAAGGAATAATGGCAAGAAGACTTATGGCAAAACTTTTAGCCTTCTCCGGAATTGCAGAATTAGCCTCATGGTTCTTATTCCTAGCAACTGTGAACTTTATTTATGTATTTGATGAAATAGCGTATGATTATTTACTATCACAAAGTGCATTTTATATAGATCTAACACTCTCTGCTCTTGCTGTAATAATCTCTGGAGGAGGAACTCTTGCCCTTTCATTTAGAATGATGTCTATGCCAAAAGAAGCGAGTAAATCATTAGGTGAGATAAAACCAGCGGATTTACCAACAGCCGTAAAGTATGCAATTCTAGTAGCAGCTGTTTTCGCAATAGTTGCCGCATATCTAACTAGAGCCGATATACTGTTTGCTGGACAATATGCGTATCAAGTTGCACCAATGACACCTTTCCAGATAGTAAGTAATCAACCAATACCAGTAGGAAGTTTTGGCTGGAGAGGTTAGAAATAAAAACAAAGTTATTTTTAATTCTTTTCTTTTTTTCTATTATATTATTAATTATTAACAAACTGTTTTAAAAATAAAGTTTTTAAACCCTTATATTAAATATTTTATAGTAAAAAAATGGTAGGAATACCTCTCATAATTTCTGATTTCCTTCTCTTTTTATTAAAAGAAGGTATGATACTCTCAAGTCTAAAGAACATAGATCCATCGGTCCTTGAAGTAATATCCAGATTTAAATTACATTTTCTAGTTTTATTATCGGCAAAAAGTTCAATAAAAGAATTAAAAATACTCTCTAAGTTAACTATAATAGGGCCCTTGTCTTCATATAAACTTTCGCAAGAACTAGGAATGCCGTCAGCAACAGCATGGAGAATTTTAAAGAAACTTTGTAAGGAAGGGTATGTACAAAAAGGAGAAAAGAGCTTTAGCATAACACCGAAAGGACTTGCTATTCTCTTCAAAAATTATCATGACGATAAAATACGAAAAGTTGTGGCTAAAAGACTAAAGGAAATTTGGAATTATGAAGGTAGCGTAGACGAAATTTACTGCTTGCTTAAGGATATGGTTGATTTAATTGATAAAGGAAAGATAGATATTAAAAATATTTGTCTTAATTATCCAGCCTCACTAGCAGGATTTTTATACCCTCTTGCTAGAGAATTGTCTGAAGAAACAAAAAAAGTAATAGCACATTATATGCTAAAAACCTTCCCTTCAACTAATTTAACTCCCTATTGTAGAGGAATAATATCATTTGATAATAGAGCTATTCCGTATCTTATAGCTGTAGAATGTAAAGTTGAAGGAATAAAATTAAACCATTATTGTGAACTATTACAAAAATTGTATAATAAAAATTCTATAAGTTGAAATAAAAAAGGAAATTTTTTCTTAAAATTTATTTAGCTATTTCTCCTAGTACTTTAAATATTTCGTTAAAGTCTGCTTCACTAAGTTTAACAAAAACTCCGTAGTTGCCCATTACACATACAGCATAATCTCCTGCAGCTACTGCCCAACCAAGTAATGGCGACCAATTCATTCCACTAATTTTCGTAAATGCCTCAGCTTCTATAGCTCCCATCATCGAATTTGCAGCACACATCTTAGCTACCATTTCAGCTAATTCCTTAGTTAATGGTCCCTTGTACTCAACTAGTTTACCGTCTGCAGTGAAATGACCCGCAGCTATTGCTCCTTTTAGCTTCATTAACCTGTCGAGTTTTTCGGAGACAGACATATTTCTCTGATTTAAATTATATCTATCATATATATAAGATTTTTGTGAAAAACATTTTAATAACATATTAAACTTGATTTTTGAAATGTTTAAATTATTATGATTAACATATTAAAAGCCGTTAAAGGAAATTTAAAGAAGATAAATAATGTAAATAGAAAAAATTATAAGGAAAATTATTATATTGAATATTTATTAAATAAAGAAATTTCCTATACTCAATCATTTAAAAGAAAGGATCTAAATAAGTATTGTGAAACTAGACGAAATAAAAAGGATGAGAGAAATTGGAGAAGAATATGAAAAGCTTCTTGATAGCTTACTCAATCTTATTTTCCAGAAAGCATCAAATTGCTTAGCCTTAGAGTTGGATGATTCCCTTACACCAATATTTGCTACAACACAAGTAAAAACACCGAATAGTTTACTTGCTTTCCCTTACAAATGCAATGGAAAAATAGGTTACATAGTAATAACTGAAGATGGAAAATTAGTGTTTGAGGATGAAGAAGGAAATATAATACAGATTGGAGATATAAACATATGAAAAAAGTTACGGAATTTAAGGGAAAATTATTTGAAGGACCCGTATGGGTTAAAGACACACTTTATTTTGTGGACATCACTAGGGGTGAAATACATAGTATAAAGGAAAATCAACATAAAGTGATAAGGCTAACTTCATATGTAAGTTCAATACAACCAAGGAAAAAAGGGGGTTTAATTGCAACATCTGGGAAAGGATTTTATATAATAGAAAATAATACGATCAGACTTCTATATGAAGTTGAAAATTGGGATGAAAGAAATAGGTTCAATGACGGAAAATGTGACTTTATGGGAAGGTATTGGGTAGGGACTATGAACTTGGAGGAAAAGTATCCAACCGGTGCACTATACGTATTAGACCTTAATGCAAAGCTTAGAAAGATTTTAGATGGAGTCACTATATCGAATGGATTAGCGTGGAGTTTAGATAATAAAAAGTTTTATTATATAGATTCTCCTACAAAGAAAATATACGTATTTGATTTTGACCTAATGAAAGGTGAGATATCAAATAGAAACACTTTGATAGATCTTTCTTCATATCCTGGGATACCAGATGGAATGGCAATTGATTCTGAAGGGATGTTATGGGTAGCTCTATATGGTGGAGGAAGAGTACTAAGAGTTACTGAAGGTAGAGTATTAGAAGAAATAAAAGTTCCAGCGTCACACGTGACTTCAGTAACATTTGGAGATTCAGATTTAAAAACACTTTACATAACAACTGCAAATGAGGAAGAAAATGGAGGGTATATTTATTCTGAAATAGTTGGCATTAAGGGAGTGGAAACTTACTACTGTGAATTCTAACCAAAGTTAGGTCTTCTTTTTTCTACATTTTCGTTGCATATTGCATAGGCCATCTTAGTCTCGTCATCAAAATATTTTATCTTGACTACTTGCCTATTATCAAAGTATTCCGGGTACGCTTGCTTCAAATTATCTGTTGAAAGACCCGTATCGCATAGACTATAAACAGATTTTCCCATAGCATATGCCATAAATAGCTCAATTTGAGTACCGACACCTCCACCAAGGCTAACTAAAACATCGGAAGATCTAACAAGCATTACTGATCTGCATCTAAATTCGCATCCCGTATATACTTTAATAACCTCGTCTGGAATTTTCACATCTTCTCTCTCTATAGGAAGAAAAAGGACTACTGGTAATCCTTTATTTAGAGCCTCATCTACCACAATCTTCATTAATCCCCAATAACCACCTAAAAGCAATCTAACATTTTTACAGCTCGACAGTGTGTCTACAAATCTTTTAGCCCTTTCCTTTAATTCTTCTGAGACTTCTCCACTGTGAGCAGCTATGCCGATTTGCATAATTACGTATGAGCCAAAGCCGGTAATATTTTTATCAGAACTAGAATAATTCCTATAAGTACACCGATTTCAACCAGCAATATTGTTATACTCCAATCCTCCCCTTCATCTTTTTGACTCATATATTTTAATTCAAGGGGGTAAATTATAAATTATGTGCAGAATGTTGGCTTATATAGGCGAAAAGGAGAAGCTTAAAAAACTTGCAGAATGTTTGATAGCTTCCTCTAAAGATGACCCCATTACACATGATGTACATTCTGATGGTTGGGGTATAGTGGCTTTTCAAGGGGATGAAATAATTTACTATCGTAGTGTAAACCCTGTCTTTAAAGAGAGAGAAAAACTCATGAATATCATAGATTCTTTAAAGAATGCTAAAGTAATAATTCACGCTAGATTAGCTACCGATAAGTCATTAGTAGCATCCTATCTATCTCATCCATATATGGAAAGTAATGAGAAAGAAATATTCTTCATTGCCCATAATGGTAGTGTTGATAAACAGTTACTAGGTGAGGCTTTAGGAATAAATCCCAAACTTATGGTTGACTCTGAGTTAATTGGGAAGTATATACAGAAAGAAGGAATAGAAAGAGTTAAAGACCTGATTAAGTATACTAAATCTGCCTTAAACTTACTAATACTATACATAGATAGAGAAAGTAGAAAGTCTCACGTATACTATTTTAACTACTACAATAAGGATTACATAAGAAGTAAAGGAATTCCAGAAGAGTATTATAAAATGTATATCGGTGAGAGTTACGTTTTCTCTTCTTCGTTAGTTTATAGTGGTTGTGAAAAGATAAAAGAGGCTGAATTTGGAGAACTAAAAGAACTCTAATTTTTTATTCTTACAATTAATCCTACTATTAATGATGAGTAGGGACCTCTAAGATTGGTGAAGAGAACTTACCCGTCTGACAATAATTTGATAAAATCTTAGCATGGCAGACATAATAAGTAAAATAACTGCTAATGGAATTAATGCTATATTTATTAAAAAGAAAGTAGAATCGGATGCTATTAAAAACGGTAAAAATAGAATCATTAATTTCTCTAATGAGAGTAATCTTAAAGAAATAAGCAATAAGAAAAGTAATGCATTATTCGTAGCCTTATTAATTTTTCTTAACATTATATCTACCTCTTTCCTGCAGTAATAAATTTAATCCAAGGTTGGTAATGCTTTATTTGCGGAATTAATAAGTTAAAAAAGTCCATAATATCACTCACTCGTTATTTATTCATATATAGCAATGAATTATCAAATAAAAGATATATGGGCGATTCATGTTTCCATTGCGAATTCAATTTGTTTCTCTAAAAATAGATAAGAATAATTGATTCTACATCTTCGATAATACTAATAAGAGACGAGCGTGAGGTAATATCATGGAAACCATAACAATTGACGAGAAAGCCCTCTACGACACTCCACTTAATGAGGGCGTGAAGGAGCTTGGACAAAACCTCACACTCCTCCCCAATCCGGAAAACGCATTATTAAACAAATCGGTCAAGGAGATCGAAGATATATTATATCTTAGACTCCAAATTCATTTTACAAAAATAATTACAGGGCATAATTATCTATTATCTTGAAAATTTTGTAATTAGAGAAAAAGTTAAGGTAGATGGAGTGGTATTACTTTAGGGCAGAAACACTTGAAAATATCAGACTACATCTACCCTAAACTACGTGTGCAAATCGAGGAAAAATTATTTTCCATCATAAACTTCAAGGGAAGAAGTCAAGA from Sulfolobus sp. S-194 encodes the following:
- a CDS encoding DUF2173 family protein; this encodes MSVSEKLDRLMKLKGAIAAGHFTADGKLVEYKGPLTKELAEMVAKMCAANSMMGAIEAEAFTKISGMNWSPLLGWAVAAGDYAVCVMGNYGVFVKLSEADFNEIFKVLGEIAK
- a CDS encoding winged helix-turn-helix transcriptional regulator, with protein sequence MVGIPLIISDFLLFLLKEGMILSSLKNIDPSVLEVISRFKLHFLVLLSAKSSIKELKILSKLTIIGPLSSYKLSQELGMPSATAWRILKKLCKEGYVQKGEKSFSITPKGLAILFKNYHDDKIRKVVAKRLKEIWNYEGSVDEIYCLLKDMVDLIDKGKIDIKNICLNYPASLAGFLYPLARELSEETKKVIAHYMLKTFPSTNLTPYCRGIISFDNRAIPYLIAVECKVEGIKLNHYCELLQKLYNKNSIS
- the nrfD gene encoding NrfD/PsrC family molybdoenzyme membrane anchor subunit — its product is MGQFTAPAPPPYGIQAPIQQINEYPLWGTEVALALYFTEVAGMLMAIIGALELTGKYPSMAKKGAPTIFVSTILAFAFFAYDLGRPLAATSSPIEALVNFSHSWMARGIIFVSGLLLFSLLYMFSIFLKLPQKLARSTRIIFAVLGMLFGIFATTYSGFEFAATTGIPFWNNAGIPLLFLAGGVFVGSGIGYILAFVTKGEEGIMARRLMAKLLAFSGIAELASWFLFLATVNFIYVFDEIAYDYLLSQSAFYIDLTLSALAVIISGGGTLALSFRMMSMPKEASKSLGEIKPADLPTAVKYAILVAAVFAIVAAYLTRADILFAGQYAYQVAPMTPFQIVSNQPIPVGSFGWRG
- a CDS encoding LOG family protein, which produces MQIGIAAHSGEVSEELKERAKRFVDTLSSCKNVRLLLGGYWGLMKIVVDEALNKGLPVVLFLPIEREDVKIPDEVIKVYTGCEFRCRSVMLVRSSDVLVSLGGGVGTQIELFMAYAMGKSVYSLCDTGLSTDNLKQAYPEYFDNRQVVKIKYFDDETKMAYAICNENVEKRRPNFG
- a CDS encoding class II glutamine amidotransferase, encoding MCRMLAYIGEKEKLKKLAECLIASSKDDPITHDVHSDGWGIVAFQGDEIIYYRSVNPVFKEREKLMNIIDSLKNAKVIIHARLATDKSLVASYLSHPYMESNEKEIFFIAHNGSVDKQLLGEALGINPKLMVDSELIGKYIQKEGIERVKDLIKYTKSALNLLILYIDRESRKSHVYYFNYYNKDYIRSKGIPEEYYKMYIGESYVFSSSLVYSGCEKIKEAEFGELKEL
- a CDS encoding SMP-30/gluconolactonase/LRE family protein, encoding MKKVTEFKGKLFEGPVWVKDTLYFVDITRGEIHSIKENQHKVIRLTSYVSSIQPRKKGGLIATSGKGFYIIENNTIRLLYEVENWDERNRFNDGKCDFMGRYWVGTMNLEEKYPTGALYVLDLNAKLRKILDGVTISNGLAWSLDNKKFYYIDSPTKKIYVFDFDLMKGEISNRNTLIDLSSYPGIPDGMAIDSEGMLWVALYGGGRVLRVTEGRVLEEIKVPASHVTSVTFGDSDLKTLYITTANEEENGGYIYSEIVGIKGVETYYCEF